From Streptomyces sp. NBC_01754, a single genomic window includes:
- the disA gene encoding DNA integrity scanning diadenylate cyclase DisA — translation MAANDRAASPGKSGQGTGNEALMRASLSAVAPGMALRDGLERILRGNTGGLIVLGMDKTVESMCTGGFVLDVEFTATRLRELAKLDGALILDKDMTKILRAGVQLVPDAGIPTEETGTRHRTADRVSKACGFPVVSVSQSMHLIALYVHGERRVLEESSAILSRANQALATLERYKLRLDEVAGTLSALEIEDLVTVRDVTAVAQRLEMVRLIATEIAEYVVELGTDGRLLALQLDELIAGVEPERELVVRDYVPEPTAKRSRTVAEALSELDTLTHTELLELPVAARALGYSGSPESLDSAVSPRGYRLLAKVPRLPGAIIERLVEHFGGLQKLLAASVDDLQAVDGVGEARARSVREGLSRLAESSILERYV, via the coding sequence GTGGCAGCCAACGACCGGGCAGCATCGCCCGGAAAGTCCGGCCAAGGCACGGGGAACGAGGCGCTGATGCGCGCCTCCCTGAGCGCGGTCGCCCCCGGGATGGCCCTCCGTGACGGCCTGGAGCGCATCCTCCGCGGCAACACCGGGGGGCTGATCGTCCTCGGCATGGACAAGACGGTGGAGTCCATGTGCACCGGCGGCTTCGTGCTGGACGTGGAGTTCACCGCGACCCGGCTGCGCGAGCTGGCCAAGCTGGACGGCGCCCTGATCCTCGACAAGGACATGACCAAGATCCTGCGGGCCGGTGTGCAGCTGGTCCCGGACGCCGGCATCCCCACCGAGGAGACGGGCACCCGTCATCGCACGGCCGACCGCGTCTCCAAGGCGTGCGGTTTCCCCGTGGTCTCGGTCTCCCAGTCGATGCATCTGATCGCGCTGTACGTGCACGGGGAGCGCCGGGTCCTGGAGGAGTCCTCCGCGATCCTCTCCCGCGCCAACCAGGCGCTCGCCACGCTGGAGCGGTACAAGCTGCGGCTGGACGAGGTGGCCGGGACGCTCTCCGCCCTGGAGATCGAGGACCTGGTGACCGTCCGGGACGTGACGGCGGTCGCGCAGCGCCTGGAGATGGTGCGCCTGATCGCGACGGAGATCGCCGAGTACGTGGTGGAGCTGGGCACCGACGGCCGTCTTCTGGCCCTCCAGCTGGACGAGTTGATCGCGGGCGTGGAACCGGAGCGCGAGCTGGTGGTGCGCGACTACGTCCCCGAACCGACCGCCAAGCGTTCGCGCACGGTGGCGGAGGCGTTGAGCGAACTCGACACGCTCACCCACACCGAGCTGCTCGAACTCCCGGTGGCGGCCCGGGCGCTGGGATACAGCGGATCCCCCGAGTCGCTGGACTCGGCGGTGTCGCCGAGGGGTTACCGCCTGCTGGCGAAGGTGCCCCGGCTGCCGGGCGCGATCATCGAGCGGCTGGTGGAGCACTTCGGCGGGCTGCAGAAGCTGCTCGCCGCCAGTGTGGACGACCTCCAGGCGGTCGACGGGGTCGGCGAGGCCCGCGCCCGCAGCGTGCGCGAAGGGCTCTCGCGCCTGGCGGAGTCGTCGATCCTCGAACGGTACGTGTAG
- a CDS encoding A/G-specific adenine glycosylase, whose amino-acid sequence MTAMTSTHTPPVSLHTPVIGWFEQHARDLPWRRPEAGAWGVMVSEFMLQQTPVNRVLPVYEQWMARWPRPADLAADAPGEAVRAWGRLGYPRRALRLHGAAQAITERHGGDVPSEHGQLLALPGIGEYTAAAVASFAYGQRHAVLDTNVRRVFARAATGIQYPPNATTAAERKLARALLPEEDARAARWAAATMELGALVCTAKNEDCGRCPIAAQCAWRLAGKPAHQGAPRRGQTYAGTDRQVRGRLLAVLRESVAPVSQAALDSVWEEPVQRARALDGLVADGLVEPLAGGRYRLPLT is encoded by the coding sequence ATGACTGCCATGACTTCGACACACACGCCCCCCGTCTCCCTCCACACCCCCGTCATCGGGTGGTTCGAGCAGCATGCCCGCGATCTGCCCTGGCGACGTCCCGAAGCGGGCGCCTGGGGAGTGATGGTGAGCGAGTTCATGCTTCAGCAGACTCCGGTGAACCGGGTCCTGCCGGTGTACGAGCAGTGGATGGCCCGCTGGCCCCGCCCTGCCGACCTGGCCGCCGACGCCCCCGGCGAAGCGGTCCGCGCCTGGGGCCGGCTCGGCTACCCCCGCCGTGCGCTGCGCCTGCACGGGGCCGCGCAGGCGATAACGGAACGGCACGGCGGCGACGTACCGAGCGAGCACGGCCAGCTGCTCGCGCTGCCCGGGATCGGTGAGTACACGGCGGCGGCCGTGGCCTCCTTCGCGTACGGCCAGCGGCACGCCGTGCTCGACACGAACGTGCGCCGGGTGTTCGCCCGGGCCGCCACGGGCATCCAGTACCCGCCGAACGCGACCACCGCCGCCGAACGCAAGCTCGCCCGTGCCCTGCTCCCCGAGGAGGACGCGCGGGCGGCCCGCTGGGCGGCGGCCACGATGGAGCTCGGCGCGCTGGTGTGCACCGCGAAGAACGAGGACTGCGGACGCTGCCCGATCGCCGCGCAGTGCGCCTGGCGACTGGCCGGGAAGCCCGCCCACCAGGGGGCGCCGCGTCGCGGCCAGACCTACGCCGGTACCGACCGGCAGGTGCGCGGACGGCTGCTCGCCGTCCTGCGCGAGTCGGTCGCCCCCGTGTCGCAGGCGGCCCTGGACTCGGTGTGGGAGGAGCCCGTACAGCGGGCCCGCGCCCTGGACGGCCTCGTCGCCGACGGGCTCGTCGAACCACTGGCCGGCGGCCGGTACCGGCTTCCGCTCACCTGA
- a CDS encoding SigE family RNA polymerase sigma factor — protein MAQGEVLGFEEYVRTRQDALLRSARRLVPDPVDAQDLLQTALARTYGRWDGIADKSLADAYLRRVMINTRTEWWRARRLEEVPTEQLPDASVDDGSEQRADRALLMDVLGVLAPKQRGVVVLRHWEQMSTEETAAALGMSAGTVKSTLHRALARLRQELEDRAARSHEPGAVPVRIPAQRDGRQGERGRKRCAA, from the coding sequence ATGGCGCAGGGTGAGGTGCTCGGGTTCGAGGAGTACGTACGCACCAGGCAGGACGCGCTGCTGCGCAGCGCGCGCCGGCTGGTCCCCGACCCGGTGGACGCCCAGGACCTGCTACAGACCGCCCTCGCCCGCACCTACGGCCGCTGGGACGGCATCGCCGACAAGTCCCTCGCCGACGCCTATCTGCGCCGGGTCATGATCAACACGCGTACGGAGTGGTGGCGGGCCCGCAGGCTGGAGGAGGTCCCCACCGAACAGCTCCCCGACGCGAGCGTCGACGACGGTTCCGAGCAGCGCGCCGACCGCGCCCTGCTCATGGACGTCCTCGGCGTGCTGGCCCCGAAGCAGCGCGGTGTCGTCGTCCTGCGACACTGGGAGCAGATGAGCACGGAGGAGACGGCCGCGGCGCTCGGCATGTCGGCCGGTACGGTGAAGAGCACGCTGCACCGCGCCCTGGCACGTCTGCGCCAGGAGCTGGAGGACCGAGCCGCCCGGAGCCACGAGCCCGGCGCCGTACCGGTGCGGATCCCGGCGCAGCGCGACGGGCGGCAGGGCGAGCGGGGGCGGAAGCGGTGCGCGGCCTGA
- the cseB gene encoding two-component system response regulator CseB, producing MADTHVLFVEDDDVIREATQLALERVGFTVTAVSDGLLGLEAFRADLPDIALLDVMVPGLDGVSLCRRIRDESTVPVIMLSARADAIDVVLGLEAGADDYVTKPFDGAVLVARIRAVLRRFGHASGAGGGSAGGTGGTDGALVFGDVEIDTEGMEVRRSGAPVGLTPTEMRLLLEFSSAPGTVLSRDRLLNRVWDYGWGGDTRVVDVHVQRLRTKIGQDRIETVRGFGYKLRA from the coding sequence ATGGCCGACACCCATGTCCTGTTCGTCGAGGACGACGACGTCATCCGCGAGGCCACCCAGCTCGCCCTGGAGCGGGTGGGCTTCACGGTCACCGCCGTGTCCGACGGTCTGCTGGGCCTGGAGGCGTTCCGGGCGGACCTGCCGGACATCGCGCTGCTCGACGTGATGGTGCCCGGCCTGGACGGGGTCAGCCTGTGCCGCCGCATCCGGGACGAGTCCACGGTGCCCGTGATCATGCTGTCGGCGCGTGCCGACGCCATCGACGTGGTGCTCGGCCTGGAGGCCGGGGCCGACGACTACGTCACCAAGCCGTTCGACGGAGCGGTGCTCGTCGCCCGGATCCGGGCGGTGCTGCGCCGGTTCGGCCATGCCTCGGGCGCGGGCGGCGGGTCCGCGGGCGGCACCGGCGGGACGGACGGGGCGCTGGTCTTCGGCGACGTGGAGATCGACACCGAGGGCATGGAGGTACGCAGGTCGGGGGCGCCCGTGGGGCTGACGCCGACGGAGATGCGGCTGCTGCTGGAGTTCTCCTCCGCCCCGGGCACCGTGCTCTCCCGTGACCGGCTCCTGAACCGGGTCTGGGACTACGGCTGGGGCGGCGACACCCGGGTCGTGGACGTCCATGTACAGCGGCTGCGGACCAAGATCGGACAGGACCGGATCGAGACGGTCCGCGGCTTCGGCTACAAACTCCGCGCGTGA
- the cseC gene encoding two-component system sensor histidine kinase CseC, whose product MKRLALRTGVRWKISIAIAAVGALIAVALSLVVHNAARVSMLENAREVQLDRLLFAQRFYETSSTQKPPPKFGAKINDPALPPSLRKQMRENRRATHVDEYADGVPDVWAAVPLANGDVLSLHTRFADRSSKIMGDLDRALVIGSVSVVFGGSALGVLIGGQLSRRLRKAAAAAGKVAQGSTDVRVRDAVGGVVRDETDELARAVDALTDALNERIEAERRVTADIAHELRTPVTGLLTAAELLPPGRPTELVRDRAQAMRTLVEDVLEVARLDSASERAELQELRLGEFVSRRVGLLGPELVVRVVHESWVSTDPRRLERILGNLLGNAAKHGAGPVEVTVEGRVVRVRDHGPGFPEDLLRDGPSRFRTGSSDRAGRGHGLGLTIAAGQARVLGARLTFRNAAPAGAEDGTGGAVAVLWLPEHAPTATGSFPVLRRAAD is encoded by the coding sequence GTGAAGCGGCTCGCGCTCCGGACCGGGGTCCGCTGGAAGATCAGCATCGCGATCGCCGCCGTCGGCGCGCTCATCGCGGTGGCGCTGAGCCTCGTCGTCCACAACGCCGCCCGGGTGTCGATGCTGGAGAACGCCCGCGAGGTGCAGCTGGACCGGCTGCTGTTCGCGCAGCGGTTCTACGAGACGTCGAGCACACAGAAGCCCCCGCCCAAGTTCGGCGCCAAGATCAACGACCCGGCGCTGCCGCCGAGCCTGCGGAAGCAGATGCGGGAGAACCGCCGGGCCACCCATGTCGACGAGTACGCCGACGGGGTACCGGACGTCTGGGCGGCCGTGCCGCTGGCCAACGGCGACGTCCTGTCGCTGCACACCCGGTTCGCCGACCGCAGCTCCAAGATCATGGGCGATCTGGACCGGGCGCTGGTCATCGGCTCGGTCTCGGTGGTCTTCGGGGGTTCCGCGCTGGGGGTCCTGATCGGCGGCCAGCTCTCCCGGAGACTGCGCAAGGCGGCCGCGGCGGCCGGCAAGGTCGCCCAGGGCAGCACGGACGTCCGCGTACGGGACGCCGTCGGTGGTGTCGTACGGGACGAGACGGACGAGCTGGCCCGCGCGGTGGACGCGCTCACGGACGCGCTGAACGAACGGATCGAGGCGGAACGCCGGGTCACCGCGGACATCGCCCACGAGCTGCGCACCCCGGTGACGGGGCTGCTCACCGCGGCCGAGCTGCTGCCCCCGGGCCGGCCCACGGAGCTCGTACGCGACCGGGCGCAGGCCATGCGCACCCTGGTCGAGGACGTCCTGGAGGTGGCCCGGCTGGACAGCGCCTCGGAGCGCGCGGAACTCCAGGAACTACGACTGGGCGAGTTCGTCAGCCGGCGGGTCGGCCTGCTCGGTCCGGAGCTCGTGGTGCGGGTGGTGCACGAGTCCTGGGTCTCCACGGATCCCCGCCGGCTGGAGCGCATCCTGGGCAATCTGCTGGGCAACGCCGCCAAGCACGGGGCGGGCCCGGTGGAGGTCACCGTCGAGGGCCGGGTCGTACGGGTCCGCGACCACGGGCCCGGCTTCCCGGAGGACCTGCTGCGGGACGGGCCGAGCCGGTTCCGTACCGGAAGCAGCGACCGGGCCGGGCGGGGCCACGGGCTGGGGCTCACCATCGCGGCCGGCCAGGCACGGGTGCTGGGCGCCCGGCTGACGTTCCGCAACGCCGCTCCCGCCGGGGCCGAGGACGGCACGGGTGGGGCGGTCGCCGTGCTGTGGCTGCCCGAGCACGCGCCGACGGCCACCGGGAGCTTCCCCGTACTGCGCCGGGCGGCGGACTGA
- a CDS encoding MDR family MFS transporter — MAEPKKAVAGQPVPEARNVRVVVLALMIAMLLAMLDNLIVGTAMPTIVGDLGGMEHLSWVVTAYTLATAASTPIWGKLGDMYGRKGIFLTSIVIFLIGSVLSGMAQDMGQLIGFRAVQGLGAGGLMVGVMAIIGDLVPPRERGRYQGMMAGVMAFAMIGGPLVGGTITDHLGWRWSFYINLPLGAVALAMVSAVLHLPRKERTEHRVDYLGAVLLTVGITAIVLVTTWGGSEYDWGSAVIMELIALGVASLVGFLFVETKAAEPIMPLHIFRSRNFTLMSVVGFMAGFVMFGAVLFLPLYQQSVQGASATNSGLLLLPMLLAMMVVSLVAGRITTSTGRYKLFPIVGSALMVTGLFLLASMDTDTTRFTSGVYMAVLGAGMGFLMQITMLVAQNSVELKDMGVASSSTTLFRTLGSSFGVAIMGALFTGRVRDEMAARGGGGVTEKSAQLDAARLAKLPDAARQAYEYAVASGTHLAFLVGGSVAIGAFVAALFVKEVPLRGTAKPAVDEDATAPAGPATAKEPHAV; from the coding sequence ATGGCGGAACCGAAGAAGGCGGTGGCCGGGCAACCGGTACCGGAGGCACGCAATGTCCGGGTGGTGGTGCTGGCTCTGATGATCGCCATGCTGCTGGCCATGCTGGACAACCTGATCGTCGGCACCGCGATGCCGACGATCGTCGGTGATCTGGGCGGCATGGAGCACCTGTCCTGGGTGGTCACCGCCTACACCCTGGCCACCGCGGCCTCCACGCCCATCTGGGGCAAGCTCGGCGACATGTACGGGCGTAAGGGCATCTTCCTCACGTCCATCGTGATCTTCCTGATCGGTTCGGTGCTGAGCGGAATGGCTCAGGACATGGGTCAGCTGATCGGGTTCCGTGCGGTCCAGGGCCTCGGTGCCGGTGGTCTGATGGTCGGCGTCATGGCGATCATCGGCGACCTGGTGCCGCCCCGGGAGCGCGGCAGGTACCAGGGCATGATGGCCGGCGTCATGGCGTTCGCCATGATCGGCGGCCCGCTTGTCGGCGGCACCATCACCGACCACCTGGGCTGGCGCTGGAGCTTCTACATCAACCTGCCGCTGGGCGCCGTCGCGCTGGCCATGGTCTCCGCGGTGCTGCACCTGCCCCGCAAGGAGCGGACCGAGCACCGGGTCGACTACCTCGGCGCGGTACTGCTGACCGTCGGCATCACCGCCATCGTGCTGGTCACCACGTGGGGCGGGTCCGAGTACGACTGGGGCTCCGCCGTGATCATGGAGCTCATCGCGCTGGGCGTCGCCTCCCTCGTCGGATTCCTCTTCGTCGAGACCAAGGCCGCCGAGCCGATCATGCCGCTGCACATCTTCCGCAGCCGCAACTTCACCCTGATGTCGGTGGTCGGCTTCATGGCCGGCTTCGTGATGTTCGGAGCGGTGCTCTTCCTGCCGCTCTACCAGCAGTCGGTGCAGGGAGCCTCCGCGACCAACTCGGGGCTGCTGCTCCTGCCCATGCTGCTCGCCATGATGGTCGTCTCGCTGGTCGCGGGCCGGATCACCACGAGCACCGGCAGGTACAAGCTCTTCCCGATCGTGGGCAGCGCCCTGATGGTCACCGGCCTCTTCCTGCTCGCCAGCATGGACACGGACACCACCCGCTTCACCTCCGGCGTCTACATGGCCGTGCTCGGGGCGGGCATGGGCTTCCTGATGCAGATCACCATGCTCGTCGCGCAGAACAGCGTGGAGCTGAAGGACATGGGCGTCGCCTCCTCCTCCACCACCCTCTTCCGCACGCTCGGCAGCTCCTTCGGCGTCGCGATCATGGGCGCCCTGTTCACCGGGCGGGTGCGGGACGAGATGGCGGCGCGCGGCGGTGGCGGTGTCACCGAGAAGTCGGCCCAGCTGGACGCGGCGCGCCTGGCGAAGCTTCCGGACGCGGCACGCCAGGCGTACGAGTACGCGGTGGCGTCGGGCACGCACCTCGCGTTCCTGGTGGGTGGATCCGTCGCGATCGGCGCCTTCGTGGCGGCGCTGTTCGTCAAGGAGGTCCCGCTGCGGGGCACGGCGAAGCCGGCGGTGGACGAGGACGCCACGGCACCGGCCGGGCCCGCCACGGCCAAGGAGCCGCACGCGGTCTGA
- a CDS encoding TetR/AcrR family transcriptional regulator, producing MASTPQPRRGNTRQRIQDVALDLFAEQGYDKTSLREIAERLDVTKAALYYHFKTKEDILEGIFEDMNRPIEELLAWGAGQPRTLETKKEILVRYSKALEAASPFFRFMQENQATVRDLRIGHTMKHRVIALVDLIKDPDAPLADQVRCFTALMAMHAGVFALRDAEGDPEEKREAALEVAVELVAKAHEEGPDGPAA from the coding sequence ATGGCCAGCACGCCGCAGCCACGCCGGGGGAACACACGCCAGCGCATCCAGGACGTCGCCCTGGACCTCTTCGCCGAGCAGGGGTACGACAAGACCTCGCTCCGCGAGATCGCGGAGCGGCTGGACGTCACCAAGGCGGCGCTCTACTACCACTTCAAGACCAAGGAGGACATCCTCGAGGGCATCTTCGAGGACATGAACCGGCCGATCGAGGAGCTCCTGGCCTGGGGGGCCGGACAGCCGCGGACCCTGGAGACGAAGAAGGAGATCCTGGTCCGCTACAGCAAGGCACTCGAGGCCGCCTCACCGTTCTTCCGCTTCATGCAGGAGAACCAGGCGACGGTCCGGGACCTGCGCATCGGCCACACCATGAAGCACCGGGTCATCGCCCTGGTGGACCTGATCAAGGACCCCGACGCCCCGCTCGCCGACCAGGTGCGCTGCTTCACCGCGCTGATGGCCATGCACGCGGGCGTCTTCGCCCTCAGGGACGCCGAAGGCGACCCTGAGGAGAAGCGTGAAGCCGCTCTCGAGGTCGCCGTCGAACTGGTGGCCAAGGCCCATGAAGAGGGCCCTGACGGGCCCGCCGCGTAG
- a CDS encoding M23 family metallopeptidase translates to MSKRVTFQHSRRPSMSRAGGAVVAAGLGASMVFGVGSAFASGTTGTADTAALAGAATADSVSQQATAQSKAAAAVKKATADKKSAAAKKAASWKAPVSKYVLSATYGTGGDRWASKHSGQDFAVPIGTKVEAVHAGKVVKAGPNGGGDGPAYGNAVVIKHSNGKYSQYAHLSKIQVKIGDHVKTGEKIALSGNTGNSSGPHLHFEIRTTPNYGSAVNPVAYLNSVHVRV, encoded by the coding sequence ATGTCGAAGCGCGTTACGTTCCAGCACTCCCGCCGCCCGTCCATGTCCCGCGCCGGTGGCGCCGTCGTGGCCGCCGGCCTGGGTGCGTCGATGGTGTTCGGTGTGGGCTCGGCGTTCGCGTCCGGCACGACGGGCACCGCGGACACCGCGGCCCTCGCCGGCGCGGCCACCGCCGACTCCGTCTCCCAGCAGGCGACCGCCCAGAGCAAGGCCGCCGCGGCCGTCAAGAAGGCGACGGCGGACAAGAAGAGCGCGGCCGCGAAGAAGGCGGCGTCCTGGAAGGCGCCCGTCAGCAAGTACGTGCTGAGCGCCACCTACGGCACCGGCGGTGACCGCTGGGCCAGCAAGCACTCCGGCCAGGACTTCGCCGTGCCGATCGGCACCAAGGTCGAGGCCGTGCACGCCGGTAAGGTCGTCAAGGCCGGACCGAACGGTGGCGGCGACGGCCCCGCCTACGGCAACGCCGTCGTGATCAAGCACTCCAACGGCAAGTACTCCCAGTACGCCCACCTGTCGAAGATCCAGGTGAAGATCGGTGACCACGTGAAGACGGGCGAGAAGATCGCTCTGTCCGGTAACACCGGGAACTCCAGTGGCCCGCACCTGCACTTCGAGATCCGGACCACCCCGAACTACGGTTCGGCGGTCAACCCGGTCGCGTACCTGAACTCGGTGCACGTCCGCGTGTGA
- a CDS encoding ATP-dependent Clp protease ATP-binding subunit, translated as MFERFTDRARRVVVLAQEEARMLNHNYIGTEHILLGLIHEGEGVAAKALESLGISLEAVRQQVEEIIGQGQQAPSGHIPFTPRAKKVLELSLREALQLGHNYIGTEHILLGLIREGEGVAAQVLVKLGADLNRVRQQVIQLLSGYSGGKETATAGGPAEGTPSTSLVLDQFGRNLTQAARESKLDPVIGREKEIERVMQVLSRRTKNNPVLIGEPGVGKTAVVEGLAQAIVKGEVPETLKDKHLYTLDLGALVAGSRYRGDFEERLKKVLKEIRTRGDIILFIDELHTLVGAGAAEGAIDAASILKPMLARGELQTIGATTLDEYRKHLEKDAALERRFQPIQVAEPSLPHTIEILKGLRDRYEAHHRVSITDEALVQAATLADRYISDRFLPDKAIDLIDEAGSRMRIRRMTAPPDLREFDEKIADVRRDKESAIDSQDFEKAASLRDKEKQLLAAKAKREKEWKAGDMDVVAEVDGELIAEVLATATGIPVFKLTEEESSRLLRMEDELHKRVIGQKDAIKALSQAIRRTRAGLKDPKRPGGSFIFAGPSGVGKTELSKTLAQFLFGDEDALISLDMSEFSEKHTVSRLFGSPPGYVGYEEGGQLTEKVRRKPFSVVLFDEVEKAHPDIFNSLLQILEDGRLTDSQGRVVDFKNTVIIMTTNLGTRDISKGFNLGFAAQGDVKTNYERMKSKVNEELKQHFRPEFLNRVDDTVVFHQLTEEDIIQIVDLMVDKVDERLKDRDMGIELSAEAKELLAKKGYDPVMGARPLRRTIQREIEDILSEKILFGELRAGHIVVVGTEGEGDEKKFSFRGEEKAALPDAPPIEQAAGGAGPNLTKEA; from the coding sequence ATGTTCGAGAGGTTCACCGACCGCGCGCGGCGGGTTGTCGTCCTGGCTCAGGAAGAAGCCCGGATGCTCAACCACAACTACATCGGCACCGAGCACATCCTCCTGGGCCTGATCCACGAGGGTGAGGGTGTCGCCGCTAAGGCCCTGGAGAGCCTCGGGATTTCGCTCGAGGCGGTCCGCCAGCAGGTGGAGGAGATCATCGGGCAGGGCCAGCAGGCTCCGTCCGGGCACATCCCCTTCACGCCCCGGGCGAAGAAGGTCCTGGAGCTGTCGCTCCGCGAGGCCCTTCAGCTCGGTCACAACTACATCGGCACGGAGCACATCCTGCTCGGCCTGATCCGCGAGGGTGAGGGTGTCGCCGCCCAGGTCCTCGTGAAGCTGGGCGCCGACCTCAACCGGGTGCGGCAGCAGGTCATCCAGCTGCTCTCCGGGTACTCGGGAGGCAAGGAGACCGCCACCGCCGGCGGTCCCGCCGAGGGCACGCCCTCGACGTCCCTGGTGCTCGACCAGTTCGGCCGGAATCTCACCCAGGCCGCTCGTGAGTCCAAGCTCGACCCGGTCATCGGGCGCGAGAAGGAGATCGAGCGGGTCATGCAGGTGCTCTCCCGCCGGACCAAGAACAACCCGGTCCTCATCGGCGAGCCCGGTGTCGGTAAGACGGCGGTCGTCGAGGGCCTGGCCCAGGCCATCGTCAAGGGCGAGGTGCCCGAGACCCTCAAGGACAAGCACCTCTACACCCTCGACCTGGGTGCGCTGGTCGCCGGTTCCCGCTACCGCGGTGACTTCGAGGAGCGCCTGAAGAAGGTCCTCAAGGAGATCCGCACCCGCGGCGACATCATCCTGTTCATCGACGAGCTCCACACGCTGGTCGGCGCGGGTGCCGCGGAAGGCGCCATCGACGCGGCCTCGATCCTGAAGCCCATGCTGGCGCGGGGTGAGCTCCAGACCATCGGCGCCACGACGCTCGACGAGTACCGCAAGCACCTGGAGAAGGACGCCGCGCTCGAGCGCCGCTTCCAGCCGATCCAGGTCGCGGAGCCGTCGCTGCCGCACACCATCGAGATCCTCAAGGGTCTGCGCGACCGTTACGAGGCCCACCACCGGGTCTCCATCACGGACGAGGCGCTGGTGCAGGCCGCGACCCTGGCCGACCGCTACATCTCGGACCGCTTCCTGCCGGACAAGGCGATCGACCTGATCGACGAGGCCGGTTCCCGGATGCGTATCCGCCGGATGACCGCGCCGCCGGACCTCCGCGAGTTCGACGAGAAGATCGCGGACGTCCGCCGCGACAAGGAGTCGGCGATCGACTCCCAGGACTTCGAGAAGGCGGCTTCCCTCCGTGACAAGGAGAAGCAGCTGCTGGCGGCGAAGGCCAAGCGGGAGAAGGAGTGGAAGGCCGGCGACATGGACGTCGTCGCGGAGGTCGACGGTGAGCTCATCGCCGAGGTCCTGGCCACCGCCACCGGCATCCCGGTCTTCAAGCTGACCGAGGAGGAGTCCTCGCGTCTGCTGCGTATGGAGGACGAGCTCCACAAGCGCGTCATCGGTCAGAAGGACGCCATCAAGGCCCTCTCGCAGGCGATCCGCCGTACGCGGGCCGGCCTGAAGGACCCGAAGCGTCCCGGCGGTTCGTTCATCTTCGCCGGTCCGTCCGGTGTAGGTAAGACCGAGCTGTCCAAGACGCTCGCGCAATTCCTCTTCGGTGACGAGGACGCGCTGATCTCCCTCGACATGTCGGAGTTCAGCGAGAAGCACACGGTTTCCCGGCTCTTCGGTTCGCCTCCCGGTTACGTGGGCTACGAAGAGGGCGGACAGCTCACCGAGAAGGTGCGTCGCAAGCCGTTCTCCGTCGTTCTCTTCGACGAGGTCGAGAAGGCCCACCCCGATATCTTCAATTCCCTGCTCCAGATTCTGGAAGACGGTCGCCTGACCGACTCCCAGGGCCGGGTCGTGGACTTCAAGAACACGGTCATCATCATGACGACCAACCTCGGGACCCGGGACATCTCCAAGGGCTTCAACCTGGGCTTCGCGGCCCAGGGAGATGTGAAGACGAACTACGAGCGGATGAAGTCCAAGGTCAACGAAGAGCTCAAGCAGCACTTCCGGCCGGAGTTCCTCAACCGTGTCGACGACACGGTCGTCTTCCACCAGCTGACCGAGGAGGACATCATCCAGATCGTCGACCTCATGGTCGACAAGGTGGATGAGCGCCTCAAGGACCGCGACATGGGCATCGAGCTCAGTGCCGAGGCCAAGGAGCTCCTGGCGAAGAAGGGCTACGACCCCGTGATGGGCGCCCGGCCACTGCGCCGGACGATCCAGCGCGAGATCGAGGACATCCTCTCCGAGAAGATCCTCTTCGGTGAGCTGCGTGCCGGTCACATCGTGGTCGTGGGCACCGAGGGCGAGGGCGACGAGAAGAAGTTCTCGTTCCGCGGCGAGGAGAAGGCGGCACTGCCCGACGCCCCGCCGATCGAGCAGGCGGCAGGCGGCGCCGGCCCGAACCTGACGAAGGAAGCGTAG
- a CDS encoding SCO3374 family protein: MASLVPPPRLSPEADGCAQWYARELGWDTAGTSPVRLPTGLRFDVLDLPAAAGHAVLRRVGRTGPVALAGRRMWLLVAAGSADELPGLLTWLEWGGITLDLTATGVGGHIAAPVPPGRTGCPPGAARWLRPPEPGRAVEPLLPASAGVGTRGGDAPDLVRLVDAAATECQRARLAHARTHLRAGRPGDQPLAFS, translated from the coding sequence ATGGCTTCCCTCGTTCCGCCCCCGCGTCTCTCGCCCGAGGCCGACGGCTGCGCACAGTGGTACGCCCGTGAACTCGGCTGGGACACGGCGGGCACCTCGCCCGTGCGGTTACCCACCGGGCTGCGCTTCGACGTGCTCGACCTGCCCGCCGCCGCGGGGCACGCGGTGCTGCGCCGGGTGGGACGCACCGGTCCGGTGGCGCTGGCCGGACGGCGGATGTGGCTGCTGGTGGCCGCCGGAAGCGCCGACGAGCTGCCGGGGCTGCTCACCTGGCTGGAGTGGGGCGGCATCACCCTCGACCTGACCGCGACCGGGGTGGGTGGACACATCGCGGCTCCGGTGCCGCCCGGGAGGACGGGGTGCCCGCCGGGGGCCGCGCGCTGGCTGCGGCCCCCCGAGCCGGGCCGGGCGGTGGAACCGCTGCTCCCGGCGTCGGCCGGCGTCGGGACCAGGGGTGGGGACGCCCCCGATCTCGTACGGCTGGTGGACGCGGCGGCGACGGAGTGCCAGCGTGCCCGACTGGCGCACGCCCGCACACACCTGCGGGCCGGCCGGCCGGGGGATCAGCCGTTGGCCTTCTCGTAG